From a single Micromonospora sp. WMMD1102 genomic region:
- a CDS encoding sensor histidine kinase, which translates to MSTGPTTLPAKGLRAGAVPRRWLPRLRDTRIRSKLALLLVVPVAAVLALATIRLVDIGQGAYQAGVLRSLTELSADVSALTQDVHKERIAAARLLAKSKETTPEVYDAYVQRTDARIAAYNDRRTQVSDVPASVEDRLRVIDDRLATLNGTRQEVLERPQMPPGEATLRYGMIIGELVAYGETLGQISGESAVGDSLRTLSALAQAKEAVAEEEAVVYSALAVGGVLDQQQFSAFIATLTSQQEALLAFGASANSRQESVVNGSVTGDAVILADKVARDLTRSVGQRSPVSASSAAIAIGSINDLMRWAETLLERDLLDQAEAARSEVVQQAIVESIVVLLTLIIALALAVVLARSLNQSLRRLREGALSVANHDLPEAVRRLRDVGTIGEGGVDEIVRQVRDPIRLNNKDEVGQVALAFNVVHKEAVRIAAEQAALRTSVSAMFLSLARRSQTLVDRMIGELDAIERGEEDPKRLAQLFELDHLATRMRRNDENLLVLAGADSTAPRRDDALLIDVLRAAQSEVELYNRIEFGTVDPDISVAAHAVNDVVRLVAELLDNATRFSPPHTTVVADARRIRDYVLIQVEDRGLGLSEEQMDALNRRLAELPAVDVAAFRLMGLAVVGRLAHRHEIRVDLRRNVEGGTVAQVTLPASTVVLPGPRGRDQMLARQRQPLAVEPGPAAARPSTGAAWQESLSPVGAARSGGSLTDQWRNAGANQWQTTGDQTGAMPAGAPGGNNHLTGAPVNSHLAGGQLPATPTPGYQQHVTPSYQTPASTAPPAHTGLAGAGMASPTVQYPTVASSLPQRGAAGSGPAPTHAMTPAAGTPSGLPSGPVAGAPVNAASAVAPRVEDTGEAPIFREMEAVWFRSHGSDSTAIFTVPPGGYQAPPSGYQAPPSAAPSPMATPGRTPLTPRTPGRSAPPPAPYSPPTPPPAPVPAPAAAPPPVPAPAPAATPAPAAPAGTEGSWQTAADEGWARASRAAEPASGGTTRSGLPKRVPQAQLVPGGVETRSGRERSRRTPDEVRGLLSAYHRGVQRGRTAGSEQNGMISTKETSG; encoded by the coding sequence GTGAGCACCGGACCTACGACCCTGCCCGCGAAAGGCTTGCGGGCAGGTGCCGTACCGCGCCGCTGGCTTCCCCGGCTACGGGACACCCGGATCCGGTCCAAGCTCGCGCTCCTGCTGGTCGTTCCGGTCGCCGCGGTCCTCGCGCTCGCCACGATCCGGCTGGTCGACATCGGACAGGGTGCCTACCAGGCCGGCGTGCTCCGGTCACTCACCGAACTCTCCGCCGACGTCTCGGCGCTCACCCAGGACGTGCACAAGGAGCGGATCGCCGCCGCCCGGCTGCTGGCCAAGTCGAAGGAGACGACGCCCGAGGTCTACGACGCGTACGTGCAGCGGACCGATGCCCGGATCGCCGCGTACAACGACCGGCGGACGCAGGTGAGTGACGTACCGGCCTCGGTGGAGGACCGGTTGCGGGTCATCGACGACCGGCTGGCCACCCTCAACGGGACCCGGCAGGAGGTGCTGGAGCGCCCGCAGATGCCCCCCGGCGAGGCCACCCTCCGGTACGGCATGATCATCGGCGAACTCGTGGCGTACGGCGAGACGCTCGGCCAGATCTCCGGCGAGAGCGCGGTCGGCGACAGCCTGCGTACCCTCTCCGCGCTCGCCCAGGCCAAGGAGGCGGTGGCCGAGGAGGAGGCGGTGGTCTACAGCGCCTTGGCCGTCGGCGGGGTGCTCGACCAGCAGCAGTTCTCCGCCTTCATCGCCACCCTGACCAGCCAGCAGGAGGCGCTGCTGGCCTTCGGCGCCTCCGCCAACTCCCGGCAGGAGTCGGTGGTCAACGGCTCCGTCACCGGCGACGCGGTGATCCTCGCCGACAAGGTGGCCCGGGACCTGACCCGGTCGGTCGGGCAGCGGTCCCCGGTCAGCGCCAGCTCGGCGGCGATCGCGATCGGCTCGATCAACGACCTGATGCGCTGGGCCGAGACCCTGCTCGAACGCGACCTGCTGGACCAGGCCGAGGCGGCCCGCTCCGAGGTCGTCCAGCAGGCGATCGTCGAGTCGATCGTGGTACTCCTCACACTGATCATCGCGCTGGCCCTCGCCGTGGTGCTGGCCCGGTCGCTCAACCAGTCGCTGCGCCGGCTCCGCGAGGGCGCGCTCTCGGTGGCCAACCACGACCTGCCGGAGGCGGTCCGTCGGCTCCGCGACGTCGGCACCATCGGCGAGGGCGGCGTCGACGAGATCGTCCGGCAGGTCCGGGACCCGATCCGGCTCAACAACAAGGACGAGGTCGGCCAGGTCGCCCTGGCGTTCAACGTCGTACACAAGGAAGCGGTCCGGATCGCGGCCGAGCAGGCCGCCCTGCGGACCAGCGTCTCGGCGATGTTCCTCAGCCTGGCCCGGCGAAGCCAGACCCTGGTCGACCGGATGATCGGCGAGCTCGACGCGATCGAGCGGGGCGAGGAGGACCCGAAGCGGCTGGCCCAGCTCTTCGAGCTCGACCACCTGGCCACCCGGATGCGCCGCAACGACGAGAACCTGCTGGTGCTGGCCGGTGCCGACTCGACGGCGCCGCGCCGCGACGACGCGCTGCTGATCGACGTGCTGCGGGCCGCGCAGTCCGAGGTGGAGCTCTACAACCGGATCGAGTTCGGCACGGTCGACCCGGACATCTCCGTCGCCGCGCACGCGGTCAACGACGTGGTCCGGCTGGTCGCCGAGCTGCTCGACAACGCCACCCGGTTCTCGCCGCCGCACACCACGGTGGTCGCCGACGCCCGCCGGATCCGCGACTACGTGCTGATCCAGGTCGAGGACCGGGGACTCGGGCTCAGCGAAGAGCAGATGGACGCGCTCAACCGCCGGCTGGCGGAACTGCCGGCCGTCGACGTGGCGGCCTTCCGGCTGATGGGTCTCGCCGTCGTCGGCCGGCTGGCGCACCGGCACGAGATCCGGGTCGACCTGCGCCGCAACGTCGAGGGCGGCACGGTGGCCCAGGTCACCCTGCCGGCCAGTACGGTGGTGCTGCCCGGTCCGCGCGGCCGTGACCAGATGCTCGCCCGGCAGCGGCAGCCGCTCGCCGTCGAGCCGGGACCGGCCGCGGCCCGCCCGTCGACGGGTGCGGCCTGGCAGGAGTCGCTCTCCCCGGTCGGCGCGGCGCGGTCCGGCGGCAGCCTCACCGACCAGTGGCGCAACGCGGGCGCCAACCAGTGGCAGACCACCGGTGACCAGACCGGTGCGATGCCGGCCGGTGCCCCGGGCGGCAACAACCACCTGACCGGTGCCCCGGTCAACAGCCACCTGGCCGGGGGGCAGTTGCCGGCCACGCCCACCCCGGGCTACCAGCAGCACGTGACGCCGAGCTACCAGACCCCGGCGTCCACGGCACCGCCCGCGCACACCGGGCTGGCCGGTGCGGGGATGGCCTCGCCGACCGTGCAGTACCCGACGGTCGCGTCGTCGCTGCCGCAACGCGGCGCGGCGGGCTCCGGCCCGGCCCCGACGCACGCCATGACACCGGCGGCGGGGACACCGTCCGGCCTGCCCTCCGGCCCGGTGGCCGGTGCTCCGGTCAACGCCGCCTCGGCGGTCGCGCCCCGGGTGGAGGACACCGGCGAGGCGCCGATCTTCCGGGAGATGGAGGCGGTCTGGTTCCGTTCGCACGGATCCGACTCGACCGCGATCTTCACCGTGCCGCCGGGCGGCTACCAGGCGCCGCCGAGCGGCTACCAGGCGCCACCGAGTGCGGCGCCGTCCCCGATGGCGACTCCGGGCCGTACCCCGCTGACCCCACGCACTCCGGGACGGTCCGCGCCGCCGCCGGCCCCGTACAGCCCACCGACACCGCCGCCCGCCCCCGTGCCGGCACCCGCCGCCGCACCACCGCCGGTGCCGGCGCCCGCGCCGGCCGCCACCCCGGCACCGGCCGCGCCGGCCGGGACCGAGGGGTCCTGGCAGACGGCGGCCGACGAGGGCTGGGCCCGGGCCAGCCGGGCGGCGGAGCCGGCCAGCGGCGGTACGACCCGGTCCGGCCTGCCCAAGCGGGTGCCCCAGGCACAACTGGTGCCCGGCGGCGTCGAGACCAGGAGCGGGCGCGAGCGCAGCAGGCGTACCCCGGACGAGGTACGCGGTCTCTTGTCGGCCTACCACCGTGGCGTACAGCGCGGCCGGACGGCCGGTTCCGAGCAGAACGGCATGATCTCAACCAAGGAGACGAGCGGATGA
- a CDS encoding ABC transporter substrate-binding protein — MRPIRSAIPALLASAILATSLTGCQFGAPEEESGEIVIGADLELSGAAPQVGKAYQRALELKVEQLNESGALGGRRVRLDVRDNKFDPSISATNIGDFTADPAISGIIMGSCNECAIGAAKTVKSKQVPTIALAPAGDVAAGADREYMFKLGPNARDNVGAIAAELRTRQIETVALLHTADKYGEEGAATLANELVGPEEDATDVPILAKRSVKVTDTDVSQAVGALVEEEPDAIIVWTPADQANLAIGSLRSEGFKGQVFFDAVAAADLFIGNSGRAAENTTMVFTQTMVIDDVIATTPAKAASKQWFRDYTARFGGYYGYSSFAADALQLVVDAAVRAGGKSGEPDRARIRSLLETAETDGLSGPIRMTPENHSGLMPQALSLLVARGGRWRLAG; from the coding sequence TTGAGGCCCATCCGCTCCGCGATACCCGCGCTGCTCGCGTCGGCCATCCTGGCTACTTCGCTGACCGGCTGCCAGTTCGGCGCGCCGGAGGAGGAGTCCGGGGAAATCGTTATCGGCGCCGACCTGGAGCTGTCCGGCGCCGCCCCGCAGGTGGGTAAGGCCTACCAGCGGGCCCTGGAGCTCAAGGTCGAACAACTGAACGAGTCCGGTGCGCTCGGCGGTCGCCGGGTCCGGCTGGACGTCCGGGACAACAAGTTCGACCCGAGCATCTCGGCGACCAACATCGGCGATTTCACCGCCGATCCGGCGATCAGCGGCATCATCATGGGCAGCTGCAACGAGTGCGCCATCGGTGCGGCGAAGACGGTGAAGAGCAAGCAGGTCCCGACGATCGCGCTCGCTCCGGCCGGTGACGTGGCCGCCGGTGCGGATCGGGAATACATGTTCAAACTCGGTCCGAACGCCCGGGACAACGTCGGCGCGATCGCCGCCGAACTGCGTACCCGACAGATCGAAACAGTGGCACTGCTGCACACCGCCGACAAATACGGCGAAGAGGGCGCGGCGACCCTGGCGAACGAACTCGTCGGACCCGAAGAGGACGCGACCGACGTCCCGATCCTGGCGAAGCGGTCGGTGAAGGTCACCGACACCGACGTCAGCCAGGCGGTCGGCGCACTGGTCGAGGAGGAGCCCGACGCGATAATCGTGTGGACCCCTGCCGACCAGGCCAACCTGGCCATCGGCAGCCTGCGCTCCGAGGGCTTCAAGGGCCAGGTCTTCTTCGACGCGGTCGCCGCCGCTGACCTCTTCATCGGCAACAGCGGCCGGGCGGCCGAGAACACCACGATGGTCTTCACCCAGACCATGGTGATCGACGACGTGATCGCGACCACCCCGGCCAAGGCGGCGAGCAAGCAGTGGTTCCGGGACTACACCGCCCGGTTCGGCGGCTACTACGGGTACTCCTCGTTTGCCGCCGACGCGCTGCAACTCGTCGTCGACGCGGCGGTACGGGCCGGCGGCAAGAGCGGCGAACCGGACCGGGCCCGCATCCGCAGCCTGCTGGAGACCGCCGAGACCGACGGCCTCTCCGGCCCGATCCGGATGACGCCGGAGAACCACTCCGGGTTGATGCCCCAGGCGCTGAGCCTGCTGGTGGCCCGCGGCGGCCGCTGGCGCCTGGCCGGCTGA
- a CDS encoding roadblock/LC7 domain-containing protein, with protein MNRPAAMQDMGWLLSNFADSVAGIAHVVAVSADGLLLASSRDLPPDRADQLAAITSGVVSLTDGASRMFSAGGVLQTVIEMDSGYLFLMSISDGSSMAVLAARSCDVGQVGYEMALLVERVGAALVPLPREAVSRP; from the coding sequence ATGAACAGGCCAGCAGCGATGCAGGACATGGGTTGGCTGCTCAGCAACTTCGCCGACAGCGTCGCCGGCATCGCACACGTCGTCGCGGTCTCGGCGGACGGCCTGCTCCTCGCCTCCTCCCGGGACCTGCCGCCGGACCGGGCCGACCAGCTCGCGGCGATCACCTCCGGCGTGGTCAGCCTGACCGACGGCGCCTCCCGGATGTTCAGCGCCGGTGGGGTGCTGCAAACGGTGATCGAGATGGACAGTGGATACCTTTTCCTGATGTCCATCAGCGACGGATCGTCGATGGCCGTGCTGGCCGCCCGCAGTTGTGACGTGGGCCAGGTCGGCTACGAGATGGCGTTGCTCGTCGAACGGGTCGGCGCGGCCCTGGTGCCGTTGCCGCGCGAGGCCGTTTCGCGTCCCTGA
- a CDS encoding DUF742 domain-containing protein, which produces MDGRRDDPRGALVRPYAVTRGRTEPRQDIALEAVLVASPAAVVESRFAGHDKHRIATICEGRAQSLAEIAAYTRLPLGVARVLVADMVADSLLTLHNAAPPSEAYEERMELLERVLSGLRRL; this is translated from the coding sequence ATGGATGGACGACGCGATGACCCGCGTGGCGCGCTCGTCCGACCGTACGCGGTCACCCGTGGCCGTACCGAACCTCGCCAGGACATCGCGCTGGAGGCGGTGCTCGTGGCGAGTCCGGCCGCGGTCGTCGAGTCCCGGTTCGCCGGTCACGACAAGCACCGCATCGCCACGATCTGCGAGGGCCGGGCGCAGTCGCTGGCGGAGATCGCCGCGTACACCCGGCTGCCGTTGGGTGTCGCCCGGGTGCTGGTCGCCGACATGGTGGCGGACAGCCTGCTGACGCTGCACAATGCCGCTCCACCGTCTGAGGCGTACGAGGAGCGGATGGAACTGCTTGAGAGGGTGCTAAGTGGACTTCGCAGGCTATGA